GGCTACCGCACCTTCGAAACTTTTTCTTTGGCCCTTTATCACGTACTCGGAAATCTCCCTATACCAGAATTAACCCACAAATTCTTGTGAGGAGCTAAATTTTTTGGGGTTTAATAAGGGGTGGAATGATCCGAATGAATGCAGTAGTTCTGGAAAGGCAGCCCGCCTAACAAGTACCCCTTGCAGGCCGAATGCAATATTATAGCACCACGGTATCTTTTCTGCAAGGCCGATCGAGAAGATCGAGATGACGGTTTTACTCTGCCGCGTGCTTGTTCAGGACTACCAAAATAGGATAGAATGTTATCTGCTCAAACATCCGAGGCAAACCGTTATGGCTGAAGGCAAAATGTTTTCAAGGATAACACGCAAAATATACCGCTCGGCGAAAAACAAGCAACAGCAATGTCGAATTGCTGACGGTGTGATTCTCGCAGCCTCCCTTATTGGAAAGAAGCAACTGCTTGGCGAAGTGAATGGCATTCCTCTCTACATCTCCCCGACCGACAACTGGGGCCTGCGTGCATTCTTTCTCGGCCCCAGGCGCTATGACGAGAATGAAATAAGCGCGGTAACGTCACTTGCAGATGATCATTGCGTTTTCTGGGATATCGGCGCCAATTACGGCGTCTACACCCTCTGCTTCCTTCGGAATCCGGATCTGCGCTGTCGCATCATAGCCGTTGAGCCTTCGCCGAAAACGTTCTTGCTGCTCAAAAAATCGTGCGAGCTGAATGGCGACGCCGGTCGCGTGAGCCTGGAGAACGTCGCCCTTTCCGACCACGAGGGCGAAGGCGTCCTGTATCTTTCGTCGATCAACTCGGGCGATAACAGGATCATCGGCTCAGACGACAATGCGGTCCATAACAGGGGCAGGGGACGTAAGAAGACGCCGATCAGGATCACCACGTTGGACGCTCTCGCCAAGAAGTATTTCGGATCATTCCCCAAAAGGAATGTCCTCAAGCTCGATGTGCAGGGCGCGGAACTGCTGGTTTTGAAGGGCGCCCGCGAGTTAATCGGTGCGTC
This region of Candidatus Abyssobacteria bacterium SURF_5 genomic DNA includes:
- a CDS encoding FkbM family methyltransferase, with amino-acid sequence MTVLLCRVLVQDYQNRIECYLLKHPRQTVMAEGKMFSRITRKIYRSAKNKQQQCRIADGVILAASLIGKKQLLGEVNGIPLYISPTDNWGLRAFFLGPRRYDENEISAVTSLADDHCVFWDIGANYGVYTLCFLRNPDLRCRIIAVEPSPKTFLLLKKSCELNGDAGRVSLENVALSDHEGEGVLYLSSINSGDNRIIGSDDNAVHNRGRGRKKTPIRITTLDALAKKYFGSFPKRNVLKLDVQGAELLVLKGARELIGASDYFAACVEVWPHGLEQAGADVKAFYDFCEAAGLRFYGMDRSPVSYSQLLDQLNSTNHRTTNAIIMKGDPPSPQTNPR